One window of Deltaproteobacteria bacterium genomic DNA carries:
- a CDS encoding O-antigen ligase family protein, whose amino-acid sequence MFFWCLIIPIVKWGWEYEWIKITFSALSAFIFFGLVSIIHQNKMPTKIPGVMLFTGIIGIWIVISIISSKVPIKGFVEIIKVLGPFFMYPALIILAPDDNDMDLLTIAIAIGVIISASIGFVQLTGVYGYIPTDQYGRINPISTFGLSNFGAEYIVSVLPLLISQFIFRKKLWNSIVIGIGIIGGILYVIISHSRASWIALIILSLVSIGMFISVRRKRQFKINLSPLYITGIMVAGTFLLSLIFSQTSSLIKHFTSIFNVYYPDNIVRLLTWKSILVYLAPSHPVLGIGFGAFDAVFPLYADKTLSLMTFSNHVTMNYAHNEYLNILSETGIPGFLMFIGLLMYILYEFVYSISKAKGKDIPVLIGGFLGFINLLIIGLFSFPLRMPATAVLFWMYAGIGSLYSHSTFNVKPYVWKISNYVLVVLSFLVFIAAFHITLAQRAYLFANTLFKQNHTQSSAMMGEIEDKLSYAITQAPFNENYFFDRAMIRINRGNRIGALKDLKDTINLSPYYLQARRWLGILYSDKGDYSNAMKQFNMAYKLAYFSPTVQAIIMNDQTVVLIRKGNYTAALNTVKKTRLLDPYNYTLFELQGEASEHLGLYDQSLQAYKHALELNPEQRDTAVNLASLYIQLKKYDKALSLLKAVKQPDAYVYYNLACTYARMGNQREAWRNISIAIKMNKALYPSALNDPDLRALHIFLKKLPERLL is encoded by the coding sequence ATGTTTTTTTGGTGCTTAATAATACCCATTGTTAAGTGGGGATGGGAGTATGAGTGGATAAAGATCACATTTTCTGCTTTATCTGCTTTTATATTTTTTGGACTTGTCTCTATAATCCATCAGAATAAAATGCCTACAAAAATACCTGGTGTAATGCTGTTTACAGGGATAATAGGTATATGGATTGTTATTTCTATAATATCCTCAAAAGTACCTATAAAAGGGTTTGTTGAAATTATAAAAGTACTTGGTCCATTTTTTATGTATCCTGCTTTGATTATCCTTGCACCGGATGACAACGATATGGACCTACTTACAATTGCTATTGCTATCGGGGTCATAATAAGTGCATCAATAGGTTTTGTTCAGCTTACAGGTGTATATGGCTATATTCCCACTGATCAGTATGGCAGGATAAATCCAATATCTACCTTTGGGCTATCAAATTTTGGTGCTGAGTACATTGTCAGTGTCTTACCTTTGCTTATAAGTCAATTTATTTTCAGGAAAAAACTGTGGAACAGCATTGTCATTGGTATTGGGATAATAGGAGGCATACTGTATGTTATAATTTCACATTCAAGAGCTTCATGGATTGCTCTCATTATTTTAAGTCTTGTAAGCATTGGTATGTTTATTTCTGTAAGAAGGAAAAGGCAATTCAAAATAAATCTGTCCCCTTTATACATAACAGGTATAATGGTTGCAGGTACTTTTTTGCTCTCCTTGATATTCAGTCAGACAAGCAGTCTGATCAAACATTTCACATCTATATTCAATGTATATTATCCCGATAACATCGTAAGATTGCTTACATGGAAATCAATACTTGTATATCTTGCACCATCACATCCTGTTTTAGGCATTGGGTTTGGTGCATTTGATGCTGTATTCCCGTTATATGCTGATAAGACATTATCCCTGATGACATTTTCAAATCATGTTACTATGAACTATGCACATAACGAATACCTCAACATACTGTCAGAAACAGGCATCCCTGGATTCCTGATGTTTATTGGTTTACTCATGTATATACTATACGAATTTGTATACAGTATATCAAAGGCTAAAGGAAAAGATATACCTGTTCTTATTGGCGGGTTCCTCGGATTTATCAACCTGCTTATTATTGGCTTATTTTCATTCCCTCTTAGAATGCCTGCAACAGCCGTTTTATTCTGGATGTATGCTGGCATTGGTAGTTTATACTCTCATAGCACATTTAATGTGAAGCCTTATGTATGGAAGATCAGCAACTATGTACTAGTAGTTTTGAGCTTTTTAGTATTCATTGCTGCTTTTCATATAACCCTTGCCCAAAGGGCATACCTCTTTGCTAATACCCTATTCAAACAGAACCATACCCAAAGCTCTGCAATGATGGGTGAGATTGAAGATAAACTTTCTTATGCCATTACCCAGGCACCTTTTAATGAAAACTATTTTTTTGACAGGGCAATGATTAGAATTAACCGTGGTAACAGAATCGGTGCTTTAAAGGATCTGAAAGATACTATAAATCTATCCCCATACTATCTTCAGGCGCGGCGATGGCTTGGCATACTTTATTCAGATAAGGGTGATTATAGCAATGCAATGAAACAATTTAACATGGCATACAAGCTTGCTTATTTTTCTCCTACTGTTCAGGCGATTATCATGAACGATCAGACAGTGGTACTTATAAGAAAAGGCAATTACACCGCAGCACTTAATACTGTTAAAAAGACCCGGCTTCTTGATCCATACAATTATACATTGTTTGAATTACAAGGAGAAGCAAGTGAACATCTTGGCTTATATGATCAGTCACTGCAGGCATATAAACATGCGTTAGAGTTAAATCCTGAACAGAGAGATACGGCTGTTAATCTTGCATCACTCTATATACAGTTAAAGAAATATGATAAGGCTTTATCTCTATTGAAGGCTGTTAAACAACCTGATGCGTATGTGTACTACAACCTCGCATGTACTTATGCAAGGATGGGCAATCAACGTGAAGCATGGAGAAACATATCTATTGCAATAAAGATGAATAAAGCATTATATCCCAGTGCCTTAAATGATCCTGATCTCCGCGCCCTGCATATATTTTTAAAGAAACTGCCAGAGAGATTATTATGA
- a CDS encoding 6-bladed beta-propeller — protein sequence MIKKRFIISLFLFVVLTGCAHTPQFKTVNIVWPENNPRISFVRSVYSANDLGIRPGWISRIFSFITGANSQYSIRFSPFAIAAYKGIIGVTDIQASDVRLFDKDNNSFTIISKCGASYFTTPTGIAITENRVYVADSSQKSVFIISRSGRCLESITNSLFIRPTSVAIAGNGDIYIVDTGMNMVFVYDNRDKFKFSFGSHGDRAGEFNFPTAITIKNNTVFIIDSLNFRIQIFSLNGKFISSFGRQGDGSGDFARPKGIAVDSDGIIYISDALFDVVQMFSAKGDYLMTFGRHGTDGGELSMPSGIVVEHGRIYVADELNNRIDIFKRIVDTENGAPHQ from the coding sequence ATGATTAAAAAGCGTTTTATTATATCGCTTTTTTTATTCGTAGTTTTAACAGGATGTGCACACACGCCGCAATTCAAAACTGTAAATATTGTTTGGCCTGAAAACAACCCGCGCATATCATTTGTCCGCTCTGTATACTCTGCAAATGATCTAGGTATCAGGCCCGGATGGATTTCACGGATATTCAGTTTTATCACAGGTGCAAATAGCCAGTACAGTATCCGGTTTTCTCCTTTTGCGATTGCTGCTTACAAAGGAATTATAGGTGTTACAGATATACAGGCATCAGATGTGAGGCTTTTTGATAAGGATAATAACAGCTTTACTATTATCAGTAAATGTGGCGCTTCATATTTTACCACACCAACAGGCATAGCAATAACAGAAAATAGAGTATATGTTGCGGATTCCTCTCAGAAAAGTGTATTTATAATAAGCAGGAGCGGCAGGTGTCTGGAAAGCATTACCAATAGTTTATTTATCAGACCCACTTCTGTTGCCATTGCAGGAAATGGAGATATATACATAGTAGATACAGGTATGAACATGGTTTTTGTATACGATAATAGAGATAAATTTAAATTTTCTTTCGGCTCGCATGGCGATAGAGCAGGTGAGTTTAATTTTCCAACAGCCATCACAATAAAAAATAACACAGTATTTATCATAGACAGCCTTAACTTCAGGATCCAGATATTTTCACTTAACGGTAAATTTATATCATCCTTTGGCAGACAGGGAGATGGAAGCGGTGATTTTGCCAGACCCAAAGGCATAGCAGTGGATTCGGATGGCATTATTTATATAAGTGATGCATTGTTTGATGTGGTTCAGATGTTTAGCGCTAAAGGGGATTATCTTATGACATTTGGAAGGCATGGAACAGATGGTGGAGAGTTATCAATGCCATCAGGCATAGTTGTTGAACACGGCCGCATTTATGTTGCAGATGAGTTAAACAACAGGATTGATATATTTAAAAGGATAGTTGATACGGAGAATGGAGCACCACATCAATAA
- a CDS encoding cytochrome c3 family protein, translating to MEHHINKQRDTYVSLFVKGAAVILLPAMLLLLSCSLAYAGSVLNTLHNLSISGPGQIKSTTEKQVCIFCHTPHDAEPHTPLWNKKLNTGTNYNIYWSNSLESMSPGGKPVTPDGASKLCLSCHDGTIAIGQVRSRRSPIPMQNNITTMPSTSKGYLGTNLSGSHPISFVVTQKIITQSYVTGSNLASMTEMKDDPDGVRLDRNNEVQCISCHNPHQDDNFSASGVHFLRKSNITQVCITCHKM from the coding sequence ATGGAGCACCACATCAATAAACAAAGAGATACCTATGTTTCACTGTTTGTAAAGGGAGCGGCTGTAATTCTTTTACCTGCAATGTTATTACTGCTGAGCTGCAGTCTTGCGTATGCTGGAAGTGTTCTGAATACGCTGCATAATCTGTCTATATCAGGTCCCGGCCAGATAAAGTCCACAACAGAGAAACAGGTGTGTATATTCTGTCATACCCCACATGATGCTGAACCACATACGCCTCTTTGGAACAAAAAACTTAATACAGGTACAAATTACAACATATACTGGTCCAATAGCCTTGAATCAATGTCACCTGGTGGGAAACCTGTAACACCCGATGGGGCTTCAAAGCTGTGTCTGAGCTGCCATGATGGTACTATAGCCATTGGTCAGGTCAGGAGCAGGAGATCACCAATCCCCATGCAGAACAACATAACGACAATGCCATCAACATCAAAGGGGTATCTTGGAACAAACCTTTCTGGCAGTCATCCCATATCCTTTGTTGTAACACAAAAGATAATTACACAGAGCTATGTTACAGGTTCAAATCTTGCTAGCATGACAGAGATGAAAGATGATCCTGATGGAGTAAGGCTTGACCGCAATAATGAGGTTCAGTGTATATCATGCCACAATCCGCACCAGGATGATAATTTTTCTGCCTCTGGCGTGCATTTTCTAAGAAAATCAAATATTACGCAGGTTTGTATAACCTGTCATAAAATGTAA
- a CDS encoding cytochrome c3 family protein yields the protein MKRIFLLIIVGLVSYIILQYQVHADAINTINPHLSLPKGCASCHAGHGVAGTPMLVKNGSSLCFQCHGSAQEQNKAKLSGMLLLLSPIPDVADDFQKPSHHPIDTVAYMTVMEQKHGQINTTTRHAECIDCHSPHHLELGGISQIGQRKMLWLNHSMHYEYELCFKCHANQSLPPYETDKAIEFNPSNASYHPVESPGKNYLVPSLIPPWTISSYVNCTDCHSADNAIGGSSPHGSIYAPILNKNYYKQDGRPESDYAYALCYQCHNRTSILSNQSFLYHREHIVNANTSCFTCHDSHGSINYPYLIRFNKDPRFTVVLPNSEGRLNVVFKTQNNVECFLSCHGVDHNPTPNMFTSTTRSSIPSLSPLNYNPGMPSPYFNPFPVPYHK from the coding sequence ATGAAGAGAATATTTTTACTGATTATTGTTGGCTTGGTATCATATATTATATTACAGTATCAGGTGCATGCAGACGCTATAAATACGATAAACCCACATCTCTCTCTGCCCAAAGGATGTGCAAGCTGTCACGCTGGTCATGGCGTTGCTGGAACGCCCATGCTTGTAAAAAACGGCTCAAGTCTGTGTTTTCAATGTCATGGCAGTGCACAGGAACAGAATAAGGCAAAGCTTTCAGGTATGCTCCTGCTGTTATCACCAATACCTGATGTTGCAGATGACTTTCAAAAGCCATCACATCACCCTATTGATACAGTTGCATACATGACAGTTATGGAGCAAAAACACGGGCAGATAAATACTACAACGCGTCATGCTGAGTGTATTGACTGCCATAGTCCGCATCATCTAGAGTTAGGGGGTATCTCTCAAATAGGTCAGAGAAAGATGCTATGGCTTAACCACAGTATGCACTATGAGTATGAACTTTGTTTTAAATGTCATGCAAACCAGTCCCTACCACCTTATGAAACAGACAAGGCAATAGAATTTAATCCGTCAAATGCATCATATCACCCTGTTGAGTCACCAGGGAAAAACTATCTTGTTCCAAGTCTGATCCCTCCATGGACAATATCAAGCTATGTAAACTGCACCGATTGCCATAGTGCTGATAATGCAATAGGTGGCTCTTCGCCGCATGGCTCTATATATGCGCCGATACTCAACAAGAATTACTATAAACAGGACGGCAGGCCTGAAAGTGATTATGCGTATGCTTTATGCTATCAGTGCCATAACAGGACAAGTATACTGAGTAACCAGAGCTTCTTGTATCACAGAGAACATATAGTGAATGCGAACACCTCTTGTTTTACATGTCATGATTCACATGGTTCTATTAATTATCCCTATCTTATAAGGTTTAACAAAGATCCAAGGTTTACTGTTGTGCTGCCAAACTCCGAGGGTAGACTTAATGTTGTATTTAAAACGCAAAACAATGTCGAATGTTTTTTAAGTTGCCACGGTGTGGATCATAATCCAACTCCAAATATGTTTACCTCAACAACAAGGTCTTCAATACCTTCTTTAAGTCCATTGAATTATAATCCCGGTATGCCGTCACCATACTTTAATCCATTTCCTGTGCCCTATCATAAATGA
- a CDS encoding NHL repeat-containing protein translates to MFKNIGICIIALLLTYATIGASNANASVPVINGINAIPSALFPGRTSIIDVNASSTDNGMLVYTYSCNAGSFITWIGSQARWLSPVVGGHYTITITVSSTKGGEAFTYVSLEVQPAFYYKSLNNLEEPVYLTTDRNGNLYISEPYARRLTAFNSRDKILFSGSTTIKNGPLTVMNNMIYVASKTDGSINAYSTVDGGFVSTICKKNTFNNPSGIAGNDSARILYVSDGSNIHIIDTVCNRLGDIAYISNGMPVGMNFDNVDGVLSIADPLSANVTIINTLNNSSVQVGQYGVNGSIGWSGFNPGFDNGTSLIRPLSVAKDAFNRYYVADGYQNSVFVYTDQNMFVGSIGYYGTDPGAFKNPTSLAIDRTNGFLYVADPFNNRVEVFNIDKKPLPPTSSTTIVNPPTTIVNPPTTVTSNAVAISKSTGCACNLSGSGSGSVSIMDGMDGYTELVMLGLFMLLIRRKHA, encoded by the coding sequence ATGTTTAAAAATATAGGTATTTGTATAATTGCCCTCTTGTTGACATACGCTACAATAGGGGCAAGTAATGCCAATGCATCCGTACCTGTGATCAATGGTATTAATGCGATTCCATCTGCATTATTCCCCGGTAGAACAAGTATAATAGATGTGAATGCAAGCTCAACTGATAATGGGATGCTTGTGTATACATATTCGTGTAATGCTGGTAGCTTTATTACCTGGATTGGTAGTCAGGCAAGATGGCTATCCCCAGTTGTTGGTGGGCATTATACTATCACAATTACTGTAAGCTCTACAAAAGGGGGCGAGGCATTTACCTATGTTTCATTGGAGGTTCAACCTGCCTTCTATTATAAAAGCCTTAATAATCTTGAGGAGCCTGTTTATCTGACAACTGATCGCAATGGCAACCTTTATATATCCGAGCCTTATGCCAGAAGGCTTACAGCATTTAACAGCAGGGACAAAATCCTTTTCAGCGGTTCAACAACCATCAAAAATGGTCCACTTACTGTTATGAATAATATGATTTACGTTGCTTCAAAGACAGACGGCAGTATAAATGCCTATTCCACAGTTGATGGTGGTTTTGTATCAACAATATGTAAGAAAAATACTTTTAATAATCCCTCAGGTATTGCAGGTAATGATTCTGCAAGAATCCTTTATGTTTCTGATGGCTCTAATATTCATATTATAGATACTGTCTGTAATAGATTGGGTGATATTGCCTATATCAGCAACGGTATGCCTGTTGGTATGAACTTTGATAATGTTGATGGTGTACTATCCATAGCTGATCCGCTCAGTGCAAACGTAACCATAATAAATACCCTAAACAATAGCTCTGTTCAGGTCGGTCAGTATGGAGTAAATGGCTCCATAGGATGGTCTGGATTTAACCCCGGCTTTGATAATGGAACAAGCCTTATAAGACCTTTAAGCGTTGCAAAGGATGCCTTTAACAGATACTACGTTGCTGATGGTTATCAGAATTCGGTATTTGTTTATACAGATCAGAACATGTTTGTAGGCTCAATAGGGTATTATGGTACTGACCCTGGCGCATTCAAAAATCCAACAAGCCTTGCTATTGATAGAACCAACGGGTTTCTATATGTTGCTGATCCTTTTAATAACCGCGTTGAGGTATTCAACATTGATAAAAAACCATTGCCCCCAACCAGTTCAACAACCATCGTAAACCCGCCAACAACCATTGTAAACCCGCCAACAACAGTCACAAGCAATGCTGTGGCAATTTCAAAAAGTACAGGCTGTGCATGTAATTTGTCTGGCAGTGGATCAGGTAGCGTATCAATAATGGATGGGATGGATGGATATACTGAGCTGGTTATGCTTGGATTGTTTATGTTGTTGATCAGGAGAAAGCATGCGTAA